One Candidatus Eremiobacterota bacterium genomic window carries:
- a CDS encoding acetoacetate--CoA ligase → MTEGELLWTPDPAVAAESTVARFMQWLAENRRLTFATYEELRRWSVSDLEGFWGAVWDFFGVESAAPYERVLSARTMPGAAWFEGSRVNYAEHTLRHERSAAPDEAALVHGSELRPLAEMTWRELGGAVRVLATQLRALGIRPGERVAAYMPNIPETAVAMLATTAVGAVWSSAAPEFGARTVIDRFAQIEPKLLFVADGYRFGGKDFDRTAEIRTILAELPTVEHVVWLAYLDPSAPPRIENATAWSELLDHPPVGADAFAYERVAHDHPLWVLFSSGTTGLPKPIVHGHAGVLVESLKGTGLAQNLSPRSRMFFYTTTGWMMFNALLSALLQGASVVLYDGHPAYPAPDLLWRLAADARATCFGASPTFVQMMQKAGVVPRERFDLSPLTSVLLTGSPVTPESTAWFYESVKRDLWVTSPSGGTELCAGLVGGSPLLPVYAGEIQCRLLGMDVHAWNAAGEDVVGEVGELVVTSPSPSMPLYFMNDPDGSRYRETYFEQFPGAWRHGDFIKINARGGCYIYGRSDATLNRHGVRIGSAEIYRAVEQLDEVADSLVVCLELPGGRFYMPLFVRLSEGALFDDALRARIEAKLRADCSPRHVPDEIHRVEAIPYTLTGKKMEIPVRRILAGTPPQKAASREAMMQPTALDWYVAFAASRAVTA, encoded by the coding sequence ATGACCGAAGGCGAGCTGCTCTGGACGCCCGATCCCGCCGTCGCGGCGGAGAGCACGGTGGCGCGATTCATGCAATGGCTTGCGGAGAACCGCAGGCTGACATTCGCGACGTACGAAGAGCTGCGGCGCTGGTCGGTGAGCGATCTCGAGGGCTTCTGGGGCGCGGTCTGGGACTTCTTCGGCGTCGAGTCGGCGGCGCCGTACGAGCGCGTGCTGAGCGCGCGCACCATGCCGGGCGCCGCGTGGTTCGAAGGCTCGCGCGTCAACTACGCCGAGCACACATTGCGGCACGAACGCAGCGCCGCGCCGGACGAAGCCGCGCTCGTCCACGGCTCCGAGCTGCGGCCGCTCGCCGAGATGACGTGGCGCGAGCTGGGCGGCGCGGTGCGCGTGCTCGCGACGCAGCTGCGCGCGCTCGGGATTCGGCCGGGCGAGCGGGTCGCGGCGTATATGCCGAACATCCCCGAGACGGCGGTCGCGATGCTGGCGACCACCGCGGTCGGCGCGGTGTGGTCGTCGGCGGCGCCCGAGTTCGGCGCGCGCACGGTGATCGACCGCTTCGCGCAGATCGAGCCGAAGCTGCTCTTCGTCGCCGACGGCTACCGCTTTGGCGGCAAGGACTTCGACCGCACCGCCGAGATCCGCACGATCCTCGCCGAGCTGCCGACCGTCGAGCACGTCGTGTGGCTTGCATACCTCGATCCGTCCGCACCGCCGCGCATCGAGAACGCCACGGCCTGGTCCGAGCTGCTGGATCATCCGCCGGTCGGCGCCGATGCGTTCGCGTACGAGCGCGTCGCGCACGACCATCCGCTCTGGGTGCTGTTCTCCTCGGGCACGACGGGGTTGCCGAAGCCGATCGTGCACGGCCACGCCGGGGTTCTCGTCGAGAGCCTCAAGGGCACCGGGCTCGCGCAAAACCTCTCGCCGCGCTCGCGCATGTTCTTTTACACGACGACCGGCTGGATGATGTTCAACGCGCTGCTCTCCGCGCTGCTGCAAGGCGCCTCGGTCGTGCTTTACGACGGGCATCCCGCATATCCGGCGCCGGACTTGCTCTGGCGGCTTGCGGCGGACGCACGCGCGACTTGTTTCGGCGCCAGCCCGACCTTCGTGCAGATGATGCAGAAGGCGGGCGTCGTCCCGCGCGAGCGGTTCGATCTCTCGCCGCTGACCAGCGTGCTGCTGACCGGCTCGCCCGTGACGCCGGAGTCGACGGCGTGGTTCTACGAGTCGGTGAAGCGCGATCTCTGGGTCACCTCGCCCTCGGGTGGGACGGAATTGTGCGCCGGGCTCGTCGGCGGCTCGCCGCTCCTGCCCGTGTACGCCGGTGAGATTCAGTGCCGGCTGCTCGGGATGGACGTGCACGCCTGGAACGCGGCCGGCGAAGACGTCGTCGGCGAGGTCGGCGAGCTCGTCGTCACCAGCCCGTCGCCCTCGATGCCGTTGTACTTCATGAACGACCCGGACGGCTCGCGCTACAGAGAGACGTACTTCGAGCAGTTCCCCGGCGCGTGGCGGCACGGCGACTTCATCAAGATCAACGCGCGCGGCGGCTGCTACATCTACGGCCGCTCGGACGCGACGCTGAACCGCCACGGCGTCCGCATCGGCTCGGCCGAGATCTACCGCGCCGTCGAGCAGCTCGACGAGGTCGCGGACAGTCTCGTCGTCTGCCTGGAGCTCCCCGGCGGCAGGTTCTACATGCCGCTGTTCGTGCGGCTGAGCGAAGGCGCGCTCTTCGACGACGCGCTGCGCGCGCGCATCGAGGCGAAGCTGCGCGCCGATTGCAGCCCGCGCCACGTCCCGGACGAGATCCACCGCGTCGAGGCGATCCCCTACACCCTGACCGGCAAGAAGATGGAGATCCCCGTTCGCCGCATCCTGGCCGGGACGCCGCCGCAGAAAGCGGCGAGCCGCGAAGCGATGATGCAGCCCACCGCGCTGGACTGGTACGTCGCGTTCGCCGCGTCGCGGGCCGTGACGGCGTAG
- a CDS encoding amidase yields the protein MNVIGNFGLDELCDQPASELARRIRAKEVSAVEVVSAHLARIERLNPALNAIVTLHADEALDRARDADARQARGERLGALHGLPVAHKDSMLTRGMRTTWGSPIYKDFVPDQDCTIVARQRAAGAIAVGKTNVPEFTAGSQTFNTVFGATRNPYDPSKTCGGSSGGSAVALACGMVALADGSDLGGSLRNPANFCNVVGLRPSVGRVSRAPSQDVWNTLAVNGPMARTVEDVGLYLSVLAGPDPRDPLTFAEDGAIFGALHARDFKGTRVAWSADLGGLPVDPAVTAALESQRGALTELGCAVEETSPNLDGADEVFQTLRGVLFVNEFGDLLDRYPNAFKDTIVWNVQFGRVLSSEQIARATRLHTQVFGRMQAFMQRYEFLIAPVNQVAPFPVEVPYVTEIAGVKMENYLDWMRSCSWITVTGHPAISVPCGFTADGLPVGVQIVGRYRDELGLLQFARAFEQRTQTGRRRPALPPA from the coding sequence ATGAACGTTATCGGCAACTTCGGCCTCGACGAGCTCTGCGACCAACCAGCAAGCGAGCTGGCGCGGCGCATCCGCGCGAAAGAAGTCTCCGCGGTGGAGGTCGTGTCCGCGCATCTCGCGCGGATCGAGCGGCTGAACCCGGCGCTGAACGCGATCGTCACCCTCCACGCGGACGAAGCGCTGGACCGCGCGCGCGACGCCGACGCGCGCCAGGCGCGCGGCGAGCGGCTCGGAGCGCTGCACGGCTTGCCGGTCGCGCACAAGGACTCGATGCTCACGCGCGGGATGCGCACCACCTGGGGCTCGCCGATCTACAAGGATTTCGTCCCCGACCAAGACTGCACGATCGTCGCGCGCCAGCGCGCGGCCGGCGCGATCGCGGTCGGCAAGACGAACGTGCCGGAGTTCACCGCCGGCTCGCAGACGTTCAACACGGTCTTCGGCGCGACGCGCAACCCGTACGATCCGAGCAAGACGTGCGGCGGAAGCAGCGGCGGTTCGGCGGTCGCGCTGGCGTGCGGGATGGTCGCGCTCGCCGACGGCAGCGATCTGGGCGGCTCGCTGCGCAACCCGGCCAACTTCTGCAACGTCGTCGGGCTGCGGCCGTCGGTCGGGCGCGTCTCGCGCGCGCCCTCGCAAGACGTCTGGAACACGCTCGCGGTCAACGGGCCGATGGCGCGCACCGTCGAGGACGTCGGGCTGTACTTGAGCGTGCTGGCCGGACCCGATCCGCGCGATCCCCTCACCTTTGCGGAAGACGGCGCGATCTTCGGCGCGCTCCACGCGCGCGATTTCAAAGGGACGCGCGTCGCGTGGAGCGCCGATCTCGGCGGGCTGCCGGTCGATCCGGCCGTCACCGCGGCGCTCGAGTCGCAGCGCGGCGCGCTGACGGAGCTCGGTTGCGCCGTTGAAGAAACCTCGCCGAACCTTGACGGCGCCGACGAGGTCTTCCAAACGCTGCGCGGCGTGCTCTTCGTCAACGAGTTCGGCGACCTGCTCGACCGCTACCCGAACGCGTTCAAGGACACGATCGTGTGGAACGTGCAGTTCGGCCGCGTGCTGAGCTCCGAGCAGATCGCGCGGGCGACGAGGCTGCACACGCAGGTGTTCGGGCGGATGCAGGCGTTCATGCAGCGCTACGAGTTCCTGATCGCGCCGGTCAACCAAGTCGCGCCGTTCCCGGTCGAGGTGCCGTACGTCACCGAGATCGCCGGCGTGAAGATGGAGAACTATCTCGACTGGATGCGCTCGTGCTCGTGGATCACCGTGACCGGGCATCCCGCGATCTCGGTGCCGTGCGGCTTCACCGCGGACGGGTTGCCGGTCGGCGTGCAGATCGTCGGCCGCTACCGCGACGAGCTGGGGCTGCTGCAGTTCGCCCGGGCGTTCGAGCAGCGCACGCAAACCGGCCGGCGCCGCCCGGCGCTACCGCCGGCCTGA
- a CDS encoding diguanylate cyclase — MFDTLAEGVVVQDTDGTVRDFNAPALALLGVTAEELRERAPLDPHWRALWDNGTPLHVFERPLRTILQVVHEHGRLTIGVRGRDGTTRWLRIATHVVYDDESGAETIVSTIADVTAQREAELQNAHYREIIDTLNASYHIVEESPIGMCSVDVEGNVLRGNMAFLTLGGAEATSIFQLIPEDDRAQLREELARLMDGRTPSVRIETRMQQPTGATIWCEITAVAMRAGLPDAAILLLINDVTERRRREARLRQLAERDPLTGVHNRRSFIHVLRERLGALDRNRRAGTDWILMLIDLDGFKEVNDTLGHAGGDALLIAVAGGIRDRTRVEDTVGRLGGDEFAVLLQSRSGTDAGAIGDEMIARITGAARSVAGAPAVTASIGIVHLRAGREPEEILAAADRAMYEAKHAGKARCVDAGAVLSRQ; from the coding sequence GTGTTCGACACGCTGGCGGAAGGTGTGGTCGTACAGGACACGGACGGGACCGTCCGCGACTTCAACGCGCCCGCGCTGGCGCTCCTGGGGGTCACCGCCGAGGAGTTGCGCGAGCGCGCCCCGCTCGACCCCCACTGGCGCGCGCTGTGGGACAACGGCACCCCGCTGCACGTCTTCGAGCGGCCGCTGCGCACGATCTTGCAGGTCGTGCACGAGCACGGCCGCCTGACGATCGGGGTGCGCGGGCGCGACGGCACGACGCGCTGGCTGAGGATCGCGACGCACGTCGTCTACGACGACGAGAGCGGAGCGGAGACGATCGTCTCGACGATCGCCGACGTCACCGCGCAGCGCGAGGCCGAGCTGCAGAACGCGCACTACCGCGAGATCATCGACACGCTCAACGCGTCGTATCACATCGTCGAAGAGTCGCCGATCGGGATGTGCAGCGTCGACGTGGAGGGCAACGTCCTGCGCGGCAACATGGCGTTTCTGACCCTCGGCGGCGCAGAAGCCACCTCGATCTTCCAGCTGATCCCGGAGGACGACCGCGCGCAGCTGCGCGAGGAGCTGGCGCGCTTGATGGACGGCCGCACGCCCTCGGTGCGCATCGAGACGCGGATGCAGCAGCCGACCGGCGCGACGATCTGGTGCGAGATCACCGCGGTCGCGATGCGGGCGGGTTTACCGGACGCCGCGATCCTGCTGCTGATCAACGACGTGACCGAACGGCGTCGGCGCGAAGCGCGGCTGCGCCAGCTCGCCGAGCGCGATCCGCTCACCGGCGTGCACAACCGGCGCAGCTTCATCCACGTGCTGCGCGAGCGGCTCGGCGCGCTCGACCGCAACCGGCGCGCCGGCACCGACTGGATTTTGATGCTGATCGACCTCGACGGCTTCAAGGAAGTGAACGACACGCTCGGCCACGCCGGTGGCGACGCCCTGCTGATCGCGGTCGCCGGCGGGATCCGCGACCGCACGCGCGTCGAGGACACCGTCGGCCGGCTCGGCGGCGACGAGTTCGCCGTGCTCCTTCAGTCGCGCAGCGGGACCGACGCGGGGGCGATCGGCGACGAGATGATCGCGCGCATCACCGGCGCGGCGCGCTCGGTCGCCGGCGCGCCGGCGGTCACGGCGAGCATCGGGATCGTGCACCTGCGCGCGGGCCGCGAGCCCGAAGAGATCCTGGCCGCTGCGGACCGCGCGATGTACGAGGCGAAGCACGCCGGCAAGGCGCGCTGCGTCGATGCGGGAGCGGTGCTCAGCAGGCAGTGA